A single Brassica rapa cultivar Chiifu-401-42 chromosome A04, CAAS_Brap_v3.01, whole genome shotgun sequence DNA region contains:
- the LOC117133362 gene encoding F-box protein At1g52495-like — MSRNSSGVIPLDLMVEIFEKLPTKSLARFRCVSYLGLDIRGPNRVSVLSNRVSVFRVYQNQPHSDYMKVRFGTGSGSIGFGSGLVNLQRTDTTQYTFGFGSQSVFRPQNKIHSVFTSGSDRFGFIFIGSDSVRVIGFGLFAQPYSYQWESIINNFIVIDSIVTRRLIIQQPRDPHFFFEKCRYQPPHDLPFTILTYHHQATDEEQHYHEEIIGEGYLIGFQYVRGLIGFWCSHNVEYFRIHNPTTRQSIFLPNTTRLPGALFYLFGYDPFKNQYKVLCLTHNLYELSLSCTLFILGDVSKKWRGIQCSIGFHFLFGQEVCISGSIYYKARDANGTPVLASFDVRHEKFNHVRTPENLLAYYNHEDSTLVNYHGKLGCICPSSFNWNEMDMWVMQDAEKQEWSKIDTFLDMLHGLPNLNMVRFAGVTNPGGEIVIVHKEYLSELALKVYYYDTKQNGLRRAEIQTTRPSDQVTIRAVTDHVENIMHL, encoded by the exons ATGTCTAGAAACAGTTCTGGCGTTATCCCTCTGGATCTAATGGTAGAGATATTCGAGAAACTTCCTACCAAATCCCTAGCGAGATTTCGATGTGTCTCGTATCTAGGCCTGgacattcggggtcccaatcgggtttcggttttatccaatcgggtttcggtttttcgggtttatcaaaatcagccccattcggattatatgaaagttcggttcgggaccggttcgggttctatcgggttcgggtcggggttagtaaatcttcaaagaaccgacacaacccaatatactttcgggtttgggtcccaatcggtttttcgg ccacaaaacaagatccattcggtatttacgtcgggttcggatcggttcggattcatttttatcggatcagattcggttcgggttatcgggttcggtttatttgcccagccctactCGTATCAGTGGGAAAGTATTATCAATAACTTCATAGTCATTGACTCGATCGTGACACGGCGATTAATAATTCAACAACCCCGTGATCCCCACTTCTTCTTCGAGAAGTGTCGTTATCAACCACCGCATGATCTACCTTTTACCATCTTAACGTATCATCATCAAGCCACAGACGAAGAACAACACTATCACGAGGAGATCATTGGCGAAGGCTATCTGATAGGCTTTCAATACGTACGTGGCTTGATAGGGTTTTGGTGTTCACATAACGTTGAGTACTTCAGAATACACAACCCTACAACAAGGCAATCTATTTTCTTACCCAATACTACACGTTTACCAGGAGCCTTGTTCTACTTATTCGGGTACGACCCTTTCAAGAATCAATACAAAGTATTGTGTCTAACACATAACCTATATGAACTGTCTCTGTCTTGTACTCTTTTCATATTGGGAGATGTCTCAAAAAAGTGGCGGGGCATCCAATGCAGCATTGGATTTCACTTCCTTTTCGGGCAAGAAGTTTGCATCAGCGGGTCAATCTATTACAAAGCAAGGGATGCAAACGGGACTCCTGTTTTGGCGAGTTTCGATGTTAGGCATGAGAAATTTAATCATGTTCGGACTCCAGAAAATCTGTTGGCGTATTATAACCATGAAGATTCGACTCTTGTAAACTACCATGGGAAGTTAGGATGCATATGTCCAAGCAGCTTCAACTGGAACGAAATGGATATGTGGGTTATGCAGGACGCTGAGAAACAAGAGTGGTCGAAGATTGATACATTCTTAGACATGCTTCACGGTTTACCAAATTTGAATATGGTGAGATTTGCAGGTGTCACTAATCCCGGAGGCGAAATCGTTATAGTCCATAAAGAGTATCTCAGTGAGTTGGCACTAAAGGTTTATTATTATGATACGAAACAAAATGGTCTTAGAAGAGCTGAAATCCAAACTACAAGGCCTAGTGATCAAGTTACAATCCGGGCTGTCACAGATCATGTTGAGAACATCATGCATTTGTAA
- the LOC103864765 gene encoding putative F-box protein At5g50220 produces the protein MAGNSSGVITIPLDLVVDILEKLPTKSLARFRCVSYQWESIINNYIVIDSILTRRSNQPPRDPHFFIEKLLNQPQRGLPFRSSPRPSSILSYTYLYHQVTDEEQLYHEEIIGKYEGYLEDFQYVRGLIGFSCYSDNGQFRIYNPTTRQSLSLPVTRLPGSLFYLFGYDTFKNQYKVLCLTPRRQEQSCKLFILGDVSNEWWDIQCGVGGHFPLEQAVCINGTIYYKARKIDWTHVLVSFDVRHEVFNHVQTPENLWLSGDHGDSTLVNYQGKLGCVCPKNFSLNTVDVDMWVMQDAEKQEWSKVTFLDMLHGLPSLNIRFAGVTNPGGEIVLVHKDYLSELAINVYYYDPKTSGLRRAEIQTTTSLYRVRPSENVTIRAVTDHVENIMRL, from the coding sequence ATGGCTGGAAACAGTTCTGGCGTCATCACTATCCCTCTCGATCTAGTGGTGGATATACTCGAGAAACTCCCTACCAAATCTCTAGCGAGATTTCGATGTGTTTCGTATCAATGGGAAAGTATTATCAATAACTACATAGTCATTGATTCCATCCTGACTCGGCGATCAAATCAACCACCACGTGATCCCCACTTCTTCATCGAGAAGCTTTTGAATCAACCGCAGCGTGGTCTCCCCTTCCGTTCGTCCCCTAGACCGTCTTCCATCTTATCGTATACCTACCTTTATCACCAAGTCACAGACGAAGAGCAACTCTATCACGAGGAGATCATCGGAAAATACGAAGGCTATCTCGAAGACTTTCAATACGTACGTGGCTTGATAGGGTTTTCGTGTTATTCAGATAATGGTCAGTTCAGAATATACAACCCTACCACGAGGCAGTCTCTTTCCTTGCCCGTTACGCGTCTACCAGGATCCTTGTTCTACTTATTCGGGTACGACACTTTCAAGAATCAGTACAAAGTCTTGTGTCTAACACCGCGTCGACAGGAACAGTCTTGTAAGCTTTTCATATTGGGAGATGTCTCAAACGAGTGGTGGGACATCCAATGCGGCGTTGGAGGCCACTTCCCTTTGGAACAAGCTGTTTGCATCAACGGGACAATCTATTACAAAGCAAGGAAAATAGACTGGACTCATGTTTTGGTGAGTTTCGACGTTAGGCATGAGGTATTTAATCATGTTCAGACTCCGGAAAATCTGTGGTTGTCTGGTGACCATGGAGATTCGACTCTTGTAAACTACCAGGGGAAGTTAGGGTGCGTATGTCCAAAAAACTTCAGCCTGAACACGGTGGATGTTGATATGTGGGTTATGCAGGACGCTGAGAAGCAAGAGTGGTCGAAGGTTACATTCTTAGACATGCTTCATGGTTTACCGAGTTTGAATATCAGATTTGCGGGTGTCACTAATCCTGGAGGCGAAATCGTTCTAGTCCACAAAGATTATCTCAGTGAGTTGGCaataaatgtttattattatgATCCGAAAACAAGTGGTCTTAGAAGAGCTGAAATCCAGACTACAACATCGTTATATAGAGTAAGGCCTAGTGAAAATGTTACAATCAGGGCTGTGACGGATCATGTTGAGAACATCATGCGGCTGTAA
- the LOC103864766 gene encoding BEL1-like homeodomain protein 5, whose product MAVFFQGETEMREPSSDLFMVNLNPSPDQTMTINAHNNHFYNLCFAPQQHPQRMNKYEVLDHIEQANCSAISTVSNGRVTQSFRALAPTYLRVAQELLNEIVHVGHGSRGAKQEQQMNNESATCGLYNGVGNINGGPKSGVCRQELQLKRAKLISMVEKVEQIYKQYHDQMQTVISSFEQEAGLGSANSYTHMALQTISKKFRAVKDMICLQIKHINNLLGEKECEGVSLAKQLGKMPDNHSNAWRPQRGLPETAVSVLRAWLFNHFLHPYPRDLDKEMLAKQTGLTKSQVSNWFINARVRVWKPMVEEMYLEEMNIEESRKGGNLSEHGNKGSSSKQLCNNTTSDESSNLILPAFHQGFIENETSMQNSFSSCSVMTFGKQHVNQAKLIQFNGGFENYHAMVGNCVSLSLGMPHSCDQSFNNIQFGSTSNETKISGIYPSLTYQNMD is encoded by the exons ATGGCTGTTTTCTTCCAAGGAGAAACTGAAATGAGAGAACCCTCTTCCGATCTTTTTATGGTGAACCTGAATCCGTCCCCTGATCAGACAATGACCATTAATGCTCATAACAATCACTTTTACAACTTGTGCTTCGCGCCCCAACAACATCCACAGCGAATGAACAAATATGAAGTACTAGATCATATCGAACAAGCGAATTGTTCGGCGATCTCCACGGTTTCAAACGGGAGAGTAACGCAAAGCTTCAGGGCTTTGGCTCCGACCTACTTAAGAGTTGCTCAAGAATTGCTCAATGAGATTGTCCATGTTGGACACGGTAGCCGTGGCGCAAAACAAGAGCAACAAATGAATAATGAGTCGGCGACTTGTGGATTATACAATGGAGTTGGGAATATAAATGGTGGCCCTAAGTCTGGCGTTTGTCGGCAGGAGTTGCAATTGAAGAGAGCAAAGCTCATCTCCATGGTGGAAAAG GTTGAACAGATATACAAGCAATACCACGACCAAATGCAGACAGTAATCTCATCGTTTGAGCAAGAAGCGGGTTTAGGCTCAGCAAACTCGTACACACATATGGCGTTGCAAACAATATCAAAGAAGTTTCGTGCTGTGAAAGACATGATATGTTTGCAAATCAAACACATAAACAATTTGTTAGGAGAAAAAGAATGTGAAGGTGTAAGTTTAGCCAAGCAGTTGGGGAAGATGCCAGATAACCATTCAAATGCTTGGAGACCACAACGAGGTTTGCCCGAAACAGCTGTTTCCGTTCTTCGGGCTTGGCTTTTTAACCATTTTCTTCACCC ATATCCAAGGGATTTAGATAAAGAAATGCTTGCCAAACAGACTGGCCTTACTAAAAGCCAG GTATCAAATTGGTTCATAAATGCTCGAGTTCGAGTGTGGAAACCAATGGTGGAGGAGATGTATTTGGAAGAAATGAATATTGAAGAAAGCAGAAAAGGAGGAAACCTCAGTGAACATGGTAACAAAGGTTCATCCTCTAAGCAACTTTGCAATAATACAACTTCAGATGAATCTTCGAACTTGATCTTACCCGCGTTTCATCAAGGATTCATTGAAAATGAAacctctatgcaaaactcattCTCAAGTTGCAGCGTAATGACGTTCGGGAAGCAACACGTGAACCAAGCTAAGTTGATCCAATTCAATGGAGGGTTCGAAAACTATCACGCAATGGTTGGAAACTGTGTCTCCCTTTCTCTTGGCATGCCTCATTCTTGCGACCAATCCTTCAACAACATTCAGTTTGGGTCGACAAGTAATGAAACTAAGATCTCGGGCATATATCCCTCTTTAACATATCAAAACATGGATTAG